One window of Alkaliphilus metalliredigens QYMF genomic DNA carries:
- the mutY gene encoding A/G-specific adenine glycosylase, with protein sequence MTEESFSYQLIEWFREEKRWMPWRETKDPYCIWVSEIMLQQTRVETVISYYQNFMKKFPTIETLARASQEEVLKSWEGLGYYSRGRNLHRAANEIVLIHEGNVPKDKKILLKLPGIGPYTAGAILSIAYNQKEPAVDGNVLRVMSRLFNIQEDIMEKKVVNEVTDLVFQLMPQDNGGDFTEALMELGATVCVPQKPRCRLCPVHNQCKAHHLDIQETLPIRIKKTKVKNYHKGILWMVYNGTILVKQNPQKGLLGGLWALPTIDLMHKVDEKAVIQEDFQEEVGQVVVELEYIGKEKHVFTHQRWQMSIFKGRSNDHLRVKEPYQWVPIGQLETLTFPIVYRKVIDKIDKFD encoded by the coding sequence ATGACTGAGGAAAGTTTTTCCTATCAATTAATAGAATGGTTTCGGGAAGAGAAGCGCTGGATGCCATGGAGAGAAACAAAGGACCCCTATTGTATTTGGGTATCGGAGATTATGCTTCAACAAACTCGTGTTGAGACTGTGATTAGTTATTATCAAAACTTTATGAAAAAATTTCCAACAATAGAAACCTTGGCACGAGCATCTCAAGAGGAAGTGCTGAAATCCTGGGAAGGATTAGGGTATTATTCTAGAGGGAGAAACCTCCATCGTGCTGCCAATGAAATTGTTTTGATACATGAAGGCAATGTGCCAAAGGATAAAAAGATACTTCTCAAGCTACCAGGAATTGGACCCTATACTGCCGGAGCTATTTTAAGTATCGCATATAATCAAAAGGAGCCAGCGGTTGATGGTAATGTTCTACGGGTAATGAGTCGCCTCTTTAATATTCAAGAAGATATTATGGAAAAAAAGGTAGTCAATGAAGTGACAGATCTTGTATTTCAGCTTATGCCACAAGACAATGGTGGAGACTTTACGGAGGCATTGATGGAGCTAGGAGCTACAGTATGTGTCCCCCAAAAACCTAGATGTAGGTTGTGTCCGGTTCACAATCAATGCAAAGCCCATCACTTGGATATACAAGAAACGCTACCAATCCGAATTAAGAAAACAAAGGTGAAAAACTATCATAAAGGCATATTATGGATGGTGTATAATGGAACTATTTTAGTAAAACAAAACCCACAAAAGGGACTTCTGGGCGGTTTATGGGCATTACCAACTATTGATCTCATGCATAAGGTAGATGAGAAAGCCGTGATACAGGAGGACTTTCAAGAGGAAGTTGGTCAAGTGGTAGTGGAACTTGAATATATAGGAAAAGAAAAGCATGTTTTTACCCACCAAAGATGGCAGATGTCCATATTTAAAGGACGAAGCAATGATCACCTTAGGGTTAAAGAACCATATCAGTGGGTCCCCATAGGTCAATTAGAGACATTAACTTTCCCGATAGTTTATCGAAAAGTGATTGATAAAATTGATAAGTTTGATTGA
- a CDS encoding TMEM165/GDT1 family protein, whose protein sequence is MNYKLFFTAFTLLFIAELGDKTQLAVFTLSAQHKQPWPIFFGASLALTLVTFLGAYFGHIVTKHIPVLVIQTVSGLLFLGMGLLILKDSLPSFIGTYLKGLLFQ, encoded by the coding sequence TTGAATTACAAGTTGTTTTTTACAGCCTTCACCCTATTATTCATTGCAGAACTGGGGGATAAAACACAGTTGGCAGTCTTCACTTTATCTGCACAGCATAAACAGCCATGGCCTATTTTCTTCGGGGCTTCCTTGGCCCTTACATTGGTTACTTTTTTAGGAGCTTACTTTGGACATATTGTCACAAAGCATATACCCGTTTTGGTGATTCAAACAGTATCGGGTCTACTTTTCCTAGGAATGGGGCTTCTTATTTTAAAAGACTCACTACCTTCCTTTATTGGCACTTATCTAAAGGGATTATTATTTCAATAA
- a CDS encoding flavodoxin family protein: MIKVLAIMGSPRRLKNNDRLLDELLKGLSGPHTIIEKYHADHLNIQSCKACDGCTRKKGCVLKDDMINLYAKFDEADIVIMTSPLYFNSVSAQLKSVIDRCQALWSSKYVLKDSMIDQTKKRLGYFLCTAGVPQNDSLFSAATPVMDLFFKSINADYLGNLFFCNVDEHPVYEDSEALTQAFRTGENLLHIALSHRTAK; the protein is encoded by the coding sequence ATGATTAAAGTATTAGCCATAATGGGCAGTCCTAGAAGATTAAAAAATAATGACCGATTGCTTGATGAACTGCTTAAAGGGTTATCGGGCCCTCATACAATTATAGAAAAATATCATGCAGATCACTTAAATATTCAGTCTTGTAAAGCATGTGATGGATGTACCCGAAAAAAAGGCTGTGTATTAAAGGACGACATGATCAATCTATATGCAAAGTTTGATGAAGCAGATATTGTTATTATGACCTCTCCTTTATATTTCAATAGCGTTAGCGCCCAGTTGAAATCCGTCATAGACCGTTGTCAAGCGCTTTGGTCTAGCAAGTATGTCCTAAAGGATTCTATGATTGACCAAACTAAAAAGCGTCTTGGTTACTTCCTTTGTACCGCTGGCGTTCCCCAGAACGACTCACTCTTTAGCGCAGCTACACCGGTCATGGATTTGTTTTTTAAATCTATCAACGCTGACTATTTAGGAAACTTATTCTTCTGTAATGTGGATGAACATCCAGTCTACGAAGATTCTGAAGCTTTAACCCAAGCCTTCAGGACAGGGGAAAACTTGTTGCATATTGCTTTATCTCATCGTACCGCTAAATAA
- a CDS encoding glutaredoxin family protein, with the protein MNKNVIIYTSNTCGYCHTAKEYFQEKGIDYEERNVSEDAAARKELMKKGFMGVPVIMIGEESIVGFDQDKIESLLK; encoded by the coding sequence ATGAATAAAAATGTAATCATTTATACAAGTAATACGTGTGGGTATTGTCATACGGCTAAGGAATATTTTCAAGAAAAAGGAATTGACTATGAAGAAAGAAATGTTTCGGAGGATGCAGCTGCCAGAAAGGAATTAATGAAAAAAGGATTCATGGGTGTTCCTGTTATCATGATTGGAGAAGAATCAATAGTCGGTTTTGATCAAGATAAAATTGAATCTCTTTTAAAATAA
- a CDS encoding PAS domain-containing sensor histidine kinase — MIKNGLQRRLGVAIIIIIIFTSIVSLYFDYSDTRSRMIEENLKETQNIGYYVELYFEKLRCYVQMLAEQPAMTSLDIPVLTGILDNEVDKEHRLFNTLIIVDEEGRSIISSNQQDYGQPVELMGAKELQGLLSSETDMTSSFYINEMNKSTFAISAPIVRQYESEKRLLIAYVDLEQFRADMQNYILEENKYFIVVDENQRSVYHPHTIISHEEERKFVENSFPMLYSGERGYLEERSFLDNEKKVFTYVPIYHNRRAVLLVQPSVNLSRVAANMALRKGIILIIIYIVLFQLYYLYKEIQRKESVIQAINTEKYAALGQIATGIAHEIKNPLTVVKGYLQLQRYKIGKPIDEDLIDLMCEEMDRASSIVEEFLVLGRRGDPQMTPCEMTNLVEEVLSVLKHEADKKGISVNRSYQNTSKIQADIQRIKQVLMNIIKNGIEAMEQNGKLMVEVFLKGEEVVTVIQDTGEGIPHKFSKYIGTPYMTTKENGTGLGLSVSYEIIRVHGGRIDFQSEEGVGTTFTIYLPIISQ, encoded by the coding sequence ATGATTAAAAATGGCCTACAAAGACGATTAGGAGTTGCAATTATAATTATCATCATCTTTACTAGTATCGTGAGCCTGTATTTTGATTATAGTGATACACGAAGTCGTATGATTGAGGAGAATTTAAAAGAAACACAAAACATTGGATATTACGTAGAACTTTATTTTGAAAAATTGAGATGCTATGTTCAAATGTTAGCTGAACAACCAGCAATGACCTCTTTAGATATACCAGTTTTGACGGGAATTTTAGACAATGAAGTAGATAAAGAGCATCGCTTGTTTAATACTTTGATTATTGTAGATGAAGAAGGACGAAGTATTATAAGTAGTAATCAACAGGACTATGGACAACCAGTTGAGTTAATGGGCGCCAAAGAACTTCAAGGATTATTATCAAGTGAAACTGATATGACAAGTTCTTTTTACATCAATGAAATGAATAAGTCCACATTTGCAATCTCAGCGCCAATAGTAAGACAATATGAAAGTGAAAAGCGCCTTTTAATCGCCTATGTAGACTTAGAACAGTTCAGGGCGGATATGCAGAATTATATATTAGAAGAAAATAAATACTTTATTGTAGTCGATGAAAATCAACGTTCTGTCTATCATCCACATACAATAATCTCCCACGAGGAGGAACGGAAATTTGTAGAGAATAGTTTCCCAATGTTGTACAGTGGTGAAAGAGGGTACTTAGAAGAACGATCTTTCCTTGATAACGAGAAAAAGGTATTTACATATGTGCCGATTTATCATAATAGAAGGGCGGTATTATTAGTACAGCCTAGTGTGAATTTATCCAGGGTAGCGGCTAATATGGCGCTACGAAAGGGAATTATTTTAATTATTATTTATATTGTTTTATTTCAGTTGTATTATCTATATAAAGAAATTCAGAGAAAAGAAAGTGTCATTCAGGCAATTAATACAGAAAAGTACGCAGCTTTAGGGCAAATTGCTACTGGAATCGCCCATGAAATTAAGAATCCGCTGACTGTTGTAAAGGGGTATCTGCAGCTACAGCGGTATAAGATTGGCAAGCCAATAGATGAGGATCTCATCGATCTGATGTGCGAAGAAATGGATCGTGCTTCCTCAATTGTAGAAGAGTTCCTGGTATTAGGAAGACGAGGAGACCCTCAAATGACTCCTTGTGAGATGACTAATTTAGTTGAAGAAGTTTTGTCGGTATTAAAGCATGAGGCAGATAAAAAAGGAATTTCAGTTAATCGTTCTTATCAAAACACCTCAAAAATACAAGCAGATATACAACGGATAAAACAAGTATTAATGAATATTATTAAAAATGGAATTGAGGCCATGGAGCAAAATGGGAAGCTAATGGTTGAGGTATTCCTAAAGGGAGAAGAAGTTGTGACTGTGATACAAGATACGGGTGAAGGAATTCCCCACAAGTTTAGTAAATACATAGGCACTCCGTATATGACAACTAAGGAGAATGGAACAGGGTTGGGATTGAGTGTAAGTTATGAAATTATTCGCGTCCATGGAGGACGAATTGATTTTCAGTCAGAAGAAGGAGTTGGAACAACTTTTACCATATACTTACCTATAATAAGTCAGTAA
- the ytaF gene encoding sporulation membrane protein YtaF: MIEGILIAIAVSIDSLSVGVAYGIKKIKVPLHSLIVLDIISILLLSIGFFLGNMMIRVIPPYMTELIGASMLICLGIWLLLQGWLEYKFPRQDIKNPISIAIISIQSLGIAINIFRDPSQADLDTSGIIDTREAVLLGLALAIDSLAIGVAVSLNSISIILFTVVLVGILNLVFLLSGIYLGNKYLSNRFRQKTAFVPGCILILLGLVRLF; encoded by the coding sequence ATGATTGAAGGTATTTTGATTGCAATTGCCGTTAGTATAGACAGCTTAAGCGTAGGCGTCGCCTATGGCATCAAAAAAATAAAAGTGCCTCTACATTCACTTATTGTATTAGACATCATTTCAATTTTACTACTTAGCATAGGGTTTTTCTTGGGTAATATGATGATACGTGTTATTCCTCCTTATATGACAGAACTCATCGGAGCTTCTATGCTGATTTGCCTAGGTATTTGGCTCTTGCTCCAAGGGTGGCTAGAATATAAGTTCCCTAGACAAGACATTAAAAACCCTATCTCTATTGCAATTATCAGTATTCAATCTCTTGGGATCGCCATCAATATTTTCAGAGATCCCTCCCAAGCTGATCTAGATACTTCTGGTATAATTGATACCCGAGAAGCTGTTTTGCTAGGCTTAGCCCTAGCCATTGATTCCCTCGCCATAGGTGTAGCTGTCTCATTAAATTCTATTTCTATTATCCTCTTTACAGTTGTCTTAGTAGGTATTCTGAATCTTGTTTTCTTACTTTCAGGCATTTATTTAGGTAACAAATATCTAAGTAATCGTTTTAGACAGAAAACCGCCTTCGTCCCCGGTTGTATTCTTATATTACTTGGATTAGTACGACTATTTTAA
- a CDS encoding folate family ECF transporter S component, translating to MESSFKLSKERIRTHNKLSTKNLVLASIFVSMNIVLTRLGAIMLFGGTVRFSFGNIPLILSGMMLGPVAGLMVGAVSDLLGFFINSHGGAFHPGFTLSAALTGMIPGMIVMLSPKNKYSMVNVVAANLAVLVVISLALNTFWLSQLYGNAFLALLPTRITTSLIIAGINIFLTTALVKGLKKTPVFN from the coding sequence ATGGAAAGCTCTTTTAAATTATCAAAAGAAAGAATTAGGACCCACAATAAATTATCTACTAAAAATTTGGTACTGGCTTCAATCTTCGTCTCAATGAACATCGTACTGACTCGCCTAGGAGCCATTATGCTCTTCGGTGGAACGGTTCGATTTAGCTTTGGAAACATTCCACTGATTCTTTCAGGTATGATGTTGGGACCTGTAGCTGGCCTAATGGTTGGTGCTGTCAGTGATTTATTAGGGTTCTTTATTAACTCCCATGGGGGTGCATTTCATCCAGGCTTCACATTAAGTGCAGCTTTGACTGGCATGATTCCGGGGATGATTGTTATGTTAAGTCCTAAAAACAAATATTCTATGGTCAATGTAGTGGCTGCTAACTTAGCCGTTTTAGTTGTTATCTCCTTAGCCCTGAATACATTTTGGCTTTCGCAGCTTTATGGCAATGCATTCCTTGCCTTATTACCTACTCGAATTACAACCAGTTTGATTATTGCAGGAATCAACATTTTCCTAACAACTGCTTTAGTAAAGGGTTTGAAAAAGACCCCTGTTTTTAACTAG
- a CDS encoding DUF1576 domain-containing protein, whose translation MQDLLTYRWLSNLKGRKKTMDQVMNIGEKPKYIVMTIYAVMVLISSLFFNTPGEIMGGLGRIVIHPSTLVSDYMVIGNIGATFFNSGLLMLIAIAIAKLNKAIMNGPMVAAIFTVGGFALFGKNFYNIWPILLGVLIYAKVQKEKFSKFIIIAFFGTALGPLISQISFGYGATIVQGMVMGIAAGMLVGFVLPPLANHLLKFHQGFNLYNIGFTAGMIGTFFMAVMRAYGISHETTLIVAEGYNFVFAVYLSILFISMLMVGFFFNGNSFAGYGKLIKHSGRAVSDFVALEGFGMSFINMGILGLVSTAYVIIVGGELNGATIGGVFTIVGFGAFGKHVKNVTPILIGVILASLTQVWALNSTGALLAALFGTTLAPIAGQFGWTSGIVAGFLHMAMVMNVGYLHGGMNLYNNGFSGGMVAGILVPIIESFRKEE comes from the coding sequence ATGCAAGACTTGTTGACATATAGATGGTTAAGTAATCTGAAGGGACGCAAAAAGACCATGGATCAAGTAATGAATATTGGTGAAAAACCTAAATATATTGTTATGACCATTTACGCTGTCATGGTGTTGATTTCATCATTGTTCTTTAATACACCTGGAGAAATAATGGGGGGATTAGGGCGAATTGTCATTCACCCTAGCACATTAGTATCGGATTATATGGTAATTGGTAATATAGGGGCGACATTTTTTAATAGTGGTCTTTTAATGTTAATTGCCATCGCAATTGCAAAATTAAATAAAGCGATTATGAATGGCCCCATGGTTGCCGCTATTTTTACTGTTGGGGGATTTGCTCTTTTTGGTAAGAACTTCTATAATATTTGGCCTATACTTCTAGGGGTATTAATTTATGCAAAAGTTCAAAAAGAAAAATTTAGTAAGTTTATAATCATTGCTTTTTTTGGTACGGCCTTAGGACCTCTAATTAGTCAGATAAGTTTTGGTTATGGGGCAACAATTGTACAAGGAATGGTAATGGGAATTGCAGCTGGTATGTTAGTCGGATTCGTATTGCCGCCATTAGCCAATCATTTATTGAAGTTCCATCAAGGTTTCAACTTATACAATATTGGTTTCACTGCAGGAATGATCGGAACATTTTTTATGGCTGTGATGAGAGCTTATGGCATTAGCCATGAGACGACACTGATAGTAGCGGAAGGATATAATTTTGTTTTCGCTGTCTACCTTTCTATTTTATTTATTTCAATGCTAATGGTAGGATTTTTCTTTAATGGAAATAGCTTTGCGGGATATGGGAAGTTAATTAAGCACTCTGGGCGTGCGGTTTCAGACTTTGTTGCCCTAGAAGGTTTCGGAATGAGCTTTATTAATATGGGCATACTAGGATTAGTTTCAACTGCCTATGTAATCATTGTAGGGGGAGAACTGAATGGAGCCACCATCGGTGGGGTTTTCACTATTGTTGGATTTGGGGCTTTTGGTAAACATGTAAAAAATGTGACGCCAATTCTGATTGGTGTTATTCTTGCAAGTTTAACACAGGTATGGGCGCTAAACTCTACTGGTGCATTGCTTGCTGCTTTATTTGGAACAACACTAGCTCCGATTGCAGGTCAATTTGGATGGACAAGTGGTATCGTAGCGGGATTCTTACACATGGCCATGGTCATGAATGTAGGATACTTGCATGGCGGTATGAATCTATATAATAATGGATTTTCAGGAGGAATGGTAGCTGGTATCCTAGTACCAATTATTGAGTCTTTTAGAAAGGAAGAATAA
- a CDS encoding DUF1622 domain-containing protein codes for MLEHLIETLVVYIINILELIGVFIISYSSLRGFIIYIGHKLKFDDTCIKIEIAKGLAMGLEFKLGGEILRTILVRTLDEIMVLGAIIVLRVILTFVIHWEISSEIHQDEELRASLARRQKK; via the coding sequence ATGTTAGAACATCTTATTGAAACCTTGGTCGTTTATATTATTAACATACTAGAATTAATTGGTGTGTTTATAATTTCGTACTCCTCTTTACGTGGTTTTATCATCTATATTGGTCATAAATTAAAATTTGATGATACCTGTATCAAGATTGAAATCGCCAAAGGACTGGCTATGGGTCTTGAATTTAAATTAGGAGGAGAGATTCTAAGAACAATATTAGTCCGTACATTAGATGAAATAATGGTGTTAGGAGCAATCATTGTCCTAAGGGTTATATTAACCTTTGTCATCCATTGGGAGATTAGCTCCGAAATTCACCAAGACGAGGAGTTAAGAGCTTCTTTAGCAAGAAGACAAAAAAAATAA
- a CDS encoding peroxiredoxin, with product MAERMVGLKAPYFEMKTVDGEGMEFGKVSLDDYKGQWLVLFFYPLDFTFVCPTEITGINERLVDFGRLNASVLGASTDSEHSHKAWINAAQDQGGLGKLSFPLASDMTQKVARDYGILIEEEGIALRGLFIIDPEGILRYSVVHDLNVGRSVEETLRVLQGLQSGGLCPFNWSPGEDML from the coding sequence ATGGCAGAAAGAATGGTTGGATTAAAGGCACCATATTTTGAGATGAAAACAGTGGATGGGGAAGGCATGGAGTTTGGAAAAGTATCACTAGATGACTATAAAGGACAATGGTTAGTATTGTTTTTCTATCCTTTGGACTTCACTTTTGTTTGTCCCACTGAAATTACAGGAATCAATGAAAGACTAGTTGACTTTGGTAGGTTAAACGCATCTGTCTTAGGAGCCAGTACTGATAGTGAGCACTCTCACAAGGCTTGGATCAATGCAGCCCAAGACCAAGGCGGGTTAGGAAAGCTATCTTTTCCACTGGCATCAGATATGACACAGAAAGTTGCCCGTGACTATGGTATTTTAATTGAAGAAGAAGGAATAGCCCTAAGAGGTCTGTTTATTATTGACCCAGAAGGCATTTTAAGATATTCAGTTGTACATGATTTGAATGTAGGTAGAAGTGTAGAGGAAACACTTCGTGTATTACAAGGATTGCAATCTGGTGGTTTATGTCCTTTTAATTGGAGTCCAGGAGAAGACATGCTATAA